A region from the Tachyglossus aculeatus isolate mTacAcu1 chromosome 5, mTacAcu1.pri, whole genome shotgun sequence genome encodes:
- the LOC119928293 gene encoding collagen alpha-1(III) chain-like, protein MGGWGGGGGGQSQPISSQDLSASPARETGGRRQPISSSDLGASPARGRGVAGVGGRGGTEAANQQSGAGREPRPRKMGGWGGGGGVQSQPISSQDLSASPARGGKGGGGGTESANQQPGSEREPRPRERGTEAANQQPGSGRELSPEPSCGGKGRRPPRPAVQSRATPALTSPFPPPHATLIPRRLPARAAHFGADQSAGVRAGPPANGGRRSRRGLPPTNQRASGPGRQPMGGKGAPAVYAIPADQSAGVPAGPPANGGRRSPRGLRNPGGLLPLCPSRPISAARPAPPSNPEPRRL, encoded by the exons ATGGgcggctgggggggagggggagggggacagagtcaGCCAATCAGCAGCCAGGATCTGAGCGCGAGCCCCGCCCGCGAGACCGGGGGACGGAGGCAGCCAATCAGCAGCTCGGATCTGGGCGCGAGCCCCGCCCGCGGGAGAGGGGTGGCAGGGGTCGGTGGGCGGGG GGGGACGGAGGCAGCCAATCAGCAGTCCGGAGCTGGGCGCGAGCCCCGCCCGCGGAAGATGGgcggctgggggggagggggtggggtgcagAGTCAGCCAATCAGCAGCCAGGATCTGAGCGCGAGCCCCGCCCGCGGGGGGAAGGGTGGCGGGGGCGGTACGGAGTCAGCCAATCAGCAGCCAGGATCCGAGCGCGAGCCCCGCCCGCGGGAGAGGGGGACGGAGGCAGCCAATCAGCAGCCAGGATCCGGGCGCGAGCTGTCGCCCGAGCCCAGCTGTGGGGGCAagggg cgccgcccgccccgccccgccgtccAATCCCGAGCCACGCCGGCTCTGACGTCACCCTTCCCGCCTCCCCACGCCACGCTGATTCCGCGGAGGCTCCCGGCGCGTGCCGCCCATTTCGGCGCCGACCAATCAGCGGGCGTCCGGGCCGGGCCGCCAGCCAATGGGGGACGGCGGAGCCGCCGCGGCTTAC CTCCGACCAATCAGCGGGCGTCCGGGCCGGGCCGCCAGCCAATGGGGGGCAAAGGAGCCCCCGCGGTTTACGCAATCCC CGCCGACCAATCAGCGGGCGTCCCGGCCGGGCCGCCAGCCAATGGGGGGCGAAGGAGCCCCCGCGGCTTACGCAACCCCGGCGGGCTGTTGCCGCTGTGTCCCTCCCGCCCAATCAgcgccgcccgccccgccccgccgtccAATCCCGAGCCTCGCCGGCTCTGA